A part of Helicobacter fennelliae genomic DNA contains:
- the recJ gene encoding single-stranded-DNA-specific exonuclease RecJ: MKLTKQKIKEILTLRTQNWDFKTLSSLPHPYTLKNCKEASQIIAKSIQEHKKILIVGDYDVDGIIASVVMMKFFEYIGYSNVQYVIPNRFEDGYGLSVDIIRKHIGDTGDIIITVDNGITAFEAAQFCFERGIPLIITDHHIPKDTLPNATYIINPQQKDCNFAQKEICGAMVAWYFCAGIKIALESKVNLTQLLELIMLATIADMMPLTQINKCIVLYGLKKLQNTNFLALQKLKTQLKTKNPTAIDISFSITPLINAAGRMGEGRIASEFLLCNDEQKSNELFAMLLELNKERKDTAKSVLEEAMQSAYIYDYAVIAKNDAWHEGVLGIVAAQMAEKFERPAFVFSKTNAGLKGSARSFGDIDLMQMLLKAKDYLGEFGGHSKAAGIGIDEEKFLDFCQYLQNLDSTSTISRKDSACGLSDPLDSGIFGEIEGSDIDEELLALLQEFEPFGQANPKPTFQATLQVKSIENIKNLHQKFRFHTTHIQAISFFSSVEIDKNQWVKVDFNMHLDIFGNKPIMVIKQIQEC; the protein is encoded by the coding sequence ATGAAACTCACAAAACAAAAAATCAAAGAGATTCTGACGCTAAGGACGCAAAATTGGGATTTTAAAACCCTCTCTTCATTGCCTCACCCATACACGCTCAAAAACTGCAAAGAAGCCTCACAGATCATAGCCAAATCCATACAAGAGCACAAAAAAATCCTCATTGTCGGGGATTATGATGTCGATGGAATCATCGCTAGTGTCGTGATGATGAAGTTTTTTGAATACATAGGTTATAGCAATGTGCAATATGTCATTCCTAATCGCTTTGAAGATGGCTATGGGCTTTCTGTGGATATTATCCGCAAACATATTGGCGATACGGGCGATATTATCATCACGGTTGATAATGGCATTACAGCTTTTGAAGCCGCGCAGTTTTGCTTTGAGAGAGGGATTCCGCTTATCATAACCGATCATCATATTCCCAAAGATACACTTCCAAACGCTACTTACATTATAAACCCTCAGCAAAAAGACTGCAATTTCGCACAAAAAGAAATCTGCGGGGCTATGGTAGCGTGGTATTTTTGCGCCGGGATCAAAATCGCGCTAGAATCTAAAGTCAATCTCACGCAACTTTTAGAGCTCATCATGCTAGCAACAATAGCTGATATGATGCCTCTAACACAAATCAACAAATGTATCGTGCTATATGGACTCAAAAAGCTACAAAACACGAATTTTCTAGCACTCCAAAAGCTAAAAACCCAACTCAAAACCAAAAACCCAACTGCCATTGATATATCATTTAGTATCACGCCTCTTATCAATGCTGCCGGAAGAATGGGCGAAGGAAGGATAGCAAGCGAGTTTTTGCTCTGCAATGATGAGCAAAAAAGCAACGAACTTTTTGCAATGCTTTTAGAGCTTAATAAAGAGCGCAAAGATACCGCAAAGAGCGTGCTTGAAGAAGCTATGCAGAGTGCGTATATTTATGATTATGCAGTCATTGCCAAAAATGATGCGTGGCATGAGGGCGTGCTAGGGATTGTTGCGGCGCAAATGGCGGAAAAATTTGAGCGACCTGCATTTGTGTTTTCTAAGACAAATGCAGGACTCAAGGGAAGTGCGCGCTCATTTGGGGATATTGATTTGATGCAAATGCTCCTAAAAGCCAAAGATTATCTCGGAGAATTTGGCGGGCATAGCAAGGCTGCTGGCATAGGCATAGATGAGGAAAAATTTTTAGACTTTTGTCAATACCTTCAGAATCTAGATTCTACTTCTACTATTTCTCGCAAAGATTCTGCTTGCGGGCTTAGTGATCCGCTAGATTCTGGTATATTTGGAGAGATTGAAGGAAGTGATATTGATGAGGAGCTTTTGGCACTTCTTCAGGAGTTTGAGCCATTTGGACAAGCCAATCCAAAGCCTACTTTTCAAGCAACACTTCAAGTCAAATCCATAGAAAATATTAAAAACCTCCATCAAAAATTTAGATTCCACACAACACATATTCAGGCTATTTCGTTTTTTAGCTCTGTTGAGATAGACAAAAACCAATGGGTGAAGGTTGATTTTAATATGCATCTTGATATATTTGGCAATAAGCCTATTATGGTGATTAAACAGATCCAAGAATGCTAA
- a CDS encoding TIGR02757 family protein — protein sequence MNHNLKAQLDFQYHIHNTKDSITHTNLDPLFVLYQYKNHPNIEYIALICALFAYGNVRSIVKFLQSLDFGLLDSRERILRTSFPYYRFQTQDDVKALFLGLCELKSANALESIITHCAKDKSCKNTKNTKLSVPSMNAKNIENTKIIKIIYECMEAIRQASNHQSMGFDFLVGKPHTSSPLKRWNMFMRWMVRKDNVDLGIWNAYIKTSDLLLPLDTHTFRMCQNLGLLKRKSYDIKAVLEVSKNLGAFDRDDPIKYDFALYRIGQKQNLENLKPPKINIPKQPKKKLTKSTQK from the coding sequence ATGAACCACAACCTCAAAGCCCAACTTGACTTCCAATACCACATACACAACACAAAAGATTCTATCACTCATACAAATCTTGATCCACTTTTTGTGCTCTATCAATACAAAAATCACCCAAATATCGAATACATAGCCCTTATTTGCGCGCTGTTTGCGTATGGTAATGTGCGATCTATTGTTAAGTTTTTGCAGAGTCTTGACTTTGGGCTTTTGGATTCTAGGGAGAGGATTTTGCGCACTTCTTTTCCGTATTATAGATTCCAAACTCAAGATGATGTCAAGGCTCTTTTTTTGGGGCTTTGTGAGCTAAAAAGTGCCAATGCGCTTGAATCTATCATTACACATTGCGCGAAGGATAAATCTTGCAAAAATACCAAAAATACCAAGCTTTCCGTGCCTTCTATGAATGCCAAAAATATAGAGAATACCAAAATTATAAAAATTATCTATGAGTGTATGGAGGCGATCAGACAAGCGAGCAATCATCAAAGCATGGGGTTTGATTTTTTGGTAGGTAAGCCTCACACTTCTTCGCCACTGAAACGTTGGAATATGTTTATGCGCTGGATGGTGCGCAAAGATAATGTCGATCTAGGCATTTGGAATGCGTATATAAAAACAAGCGATTTACTTCTGCCACTTGATACGCACACATTTAGAATGTGCCAGAATCTAGGGCTTTTGAAGCGCAAAAGCTATGACATCAAAGCGGTTTTGGAAGTGAGTAAGAATCTTGGGGCATTTGATAGAGACGATCCGATCAAATATGACTTCGCGCTATATAGAATAGGGCAAAAGCAGAATCTAGAGAATCTAAAACCCCCAAAAATTAATATTCCCAAACAGCCCAAAAAGAAGCTCACAAAATCCACCCAAAAATAA
- the flgK gene encoding flagellar hook-associated protein FlgK, whose amino-acid sequence MGGILTSLNTSYTGLQAHQVMVDTTGNNISNASDEFYSRKRVIAQPERPLVMHNQLIMGRGVDVQAIRRIHDDFVFDRYTKAASEHSFFENSFNNLREVSAHFPDVDGVGIYNDLETYFNAWKDLSKNPKDAAQKQVLAEATQVLTRNIRDTRLKLTAIQRQASENLETIVKEANRLGYEIAHLNEKIGEMEDAKRYQQANELRDRRDEYEFHLIELIGGKVFKNHLKTDSQTSISTADFDENYVMNVAQGFNIVDGSTFHPLTLEKENNAEHLNRVYYRTYDFKDVDVTDKMLEGKAGSLISLYNTGYNGTKIGKLQQYIDYLDTFAQGFMEATNAIYAQSATSEISSDQVGFQANQALKDTGYNVKNGSFDVIAYNTNGEVIAKRRIYIDNVTTMHDVVQKINENIDDNKDNNDTNDFDDYFQAYFDPMVKKFFIQAKRPSEGLYVGIKDNGTNFTGAIGINKFLDGDSAKDIHIHRQYQKDPTYIRPWLAPINGNFDVANMMQQLQYDKVDFYNKHSKQLSNMKISEFYQFAAGRVATDTEETQRILDTKKSVLEATKKEHLAITQVSIDEEMVNLIKFQGGYAANAKVITTIDRMIETLLGIKQ is encoded by the coding sequence ATGGGTGGAATCTTAACTTCTCTTAACACCTCTTACACGGGCTTGCAAGCACATCAAGTGATGGTTGATACCACGGGTAATAACATCTCTAACGCAAGTGATGAGTTTTATAGCAGAAAACGAGTGATCGCACAGCCAGAGCGTCCGCTAGTTATGCATAATCAGCTGATTATGGGAAGAGGCGTTGATGTGCAAGCTATTCGCAGAATCCATGATGATTTTGTGTTTGATCGCTATACAAAAGCCGCTTCAGAGCATTCGTTTTTTGAAAATAGCTTTAACAATCTACGAGAGGTATCAGCGCATTTTCCAGATGTCGATGGCGTTGGAATCTATAATGATCTTGAGACATATTTTAACGCATGGAAAGATCTCTCCAAAAATCCAAAAGACGCCGCACAAAAGCAAGTGCTAGCAGAAGCCACTCAAGTTTTGACGCGCAATATACGAGATACGCGCCTCAAGCTTACCGCGATCCAAAGGCAAGCAAGCGAGAATCTAGAGACAATCGTCAAAGAAGCCAATCGCTTAGGCTATGAAATCGCGCATTTAAATGAAAAAATAGGCGAAATGGAAGACGCTAAACGTTATCAGCAGGCAAATGAATTGCGCGATAGGCGAGATGAGTATGAATTCCACCTTATAGAGCTTATCGGTGGTAAGGTATTCAAAAACCATCTCAAAACAGATTCTCAAACCTCAATCTCAACGGCTGACTTTGATGAAAATTATGTTATGAATGTCGCGCAAGGCTTTAATATCGTCGATGGTTCGACTTTTCACCCATTGACATTAGAAAAAGAAAACAACGCCGAGCACCTTAATCGCGTGTATTATCGCACTTATGATTTTAAAGATGTTGATGTTACTGACAAAATGCTAGAGGGCAAGGCAGGATCGCTCATTAGCCTTTATAATACAGGCTACAATGGCACAAAAATTGGAAAATTGCAGCAATATATTGATTATCTTGATACTTTTGCGCAAGGCTTTATGGAGGCTACAAATGCCATATACGCTCAATCCGCGACAAGTGAGATTAGCAGTGATCAAGTGGGCTTTCAAGCCAATCAAGCCCTTAAAGATACAGGTTATAATGTCAAAAATGGCTCTTTTGATGTGATCGCATACAATACAAATGGCGAAGTCATCGCAAAGCGCAGAATCTATATTGATAATGTAACAACAATGCATGATGTCGTGCAAAAAATCAATGAAAACATTGATGATAATAAAGACAATAACGACACAAACGACTTTGATGATTATTTTCAGGCGTATTTTGATCCGATGGTGAAGAAGTTTTTTATCCAAGCCAAACGACCATCAGAAGGGCTATATGTCGGGATCAAAGATAATGGCACAAATTTCACAGGAGCGATTGGGATTAATAAATTTCTTGATGGCGATAGCGCAAAAGATATACACATTCATCGTCAATACCAAAAAGATCCTACATATATTCGTCCTTGGCTTGCGCCAATTAATGGAAACTTTGATGTGGCAAATATGATGCAGCAGCTCCAATATGATAAGGTGGATTTTTATAACAAACACTCAAAACAGCTCTCAAATATGAAAATTAGCGAGTTTTATCAGTTTGCAGCCGGGCGCGTAGCTACCGATACAGAAGAGACGCAACGCATACTTGATACCAAAAAATCAGTCCTGGAAGCCACAAAAAAAGAACATCTCGCGATCACGCAAGTGAGTATTGATGAGGAAATGGTGAATTTGATTAAGTTTCAAGGCGGATATGCGGCTAATGCAAAGGTGATTACGACGATTGATAGAATGATAGAGACTTTGCTTGGGATTAAGCAATAG
- a CDS encoding flagellar biosynthesis anti-sigma factor FlgM: MIDGIRTNLASVNAGYKEEEKKAMIRKNKDIQEVTNQNKAAQIKESIENRDYKIDLQKTSEKMALDLLNL; encoded by the coding sequence ATGATAGATGGTATTAGAACAAACTTGGCTTCAGTAAATGCCGGCTACAAAGAAGAAGAAAAAAAAGCAATGATACGAAAAAATAAAGACATTCAAGAAGTAACCAATCAAAACAAAGCAGCACAAATCAAAGAATCTATTGAAAATAGAGACTATAAGATTGACTTACAAAAAACTTCAGAAAAAATGGCACTAGATTTGCTTAATCTCTAA
- a CDS encoding peptidoglycan DD-metalloendopeptidase family protein, with the protein MKKILCLVCLSFCICLGAIGERMQWSNGLTLLAFFEQNLIPLKLYYNLPAQDKELTAEVKANATYYTLRNENGDLLHALIPISNDVQMHIYKKNNDYKLDFIPIVSFAKQQILTIATQTSPYQDIVNITGDVLLASEFANIYKKSLSSAVIHTNDKIALIFDREYRLGKPFGIPEIKATMIETAKKAHYVFLHTNGQYYNKNGKEMAGFVLEVPVHYTRISSKFSYGRPHPILKVVRPHYGVDYVAKYGTPIRAAASGRVIFAGIRGGYGKVVEIAHEEGLKTLYAHMSVISSKIKPGVYVKVGTTIGNVGNTGISTGAHLHFGVYKFNQPINPLGRIRTTKSELKGKEKKEFLEYANRYEAAFQNAISLVDWEKQSYNISNQGDFIQQ; encoded by the coding sequence ATGAAAAAAATTTTATGTCTTGTGTGTTTGAGCTTTTGTATATGTCTAGGTGCTATTGGTGAGAGAATGCAATGGAGCAATGGACTTACCCTTTTGGCATTTTTTGAGCAGAATCTCATTCCACTCAAGCTCTATTATAATCTTCCCGCACAAGACAAAGAACTCACTGCTGAAGTAAAGGCAAATGCGACTTACTATACTTTGCGAAATGAAAATGGCGATTTGCTTCATGCGCTTATTCCGATAAGTAACGATGTCCAAATGCATATTTACAAAAAAAATAATGACTACAAACTTGATTTTATCCCTATTGTATCTTTTGCAAAACAGCAGATCCTCACAATCGCCACTCAAACTTCCCCATATCAAGATATAGTTAATATCACAGGAGATGTTTTGCTCGCTTCAGAATTTGCAAATATTTATAAAAAAAGTCTCTCATCTGCTGTTATACACACAAATGACAAAATAGCCCTCATTTTTGATCGTGAGTATCGACTCGGCAAGCCATTTGGCATTCCAGAGATTAAGGCTACGATGATAGAAACCGCAAAAAAGGCACATTATGTTTTCTTGCATACAAATGGACAATACTACAACAAAAACGGAAAAGAAATGGCAGGATTTGTCCTTGAAGTCCCTGTGCATTACACAAGAATTTCTTCTAAATTCTCTTATGGCAGACCTCACCCGATACTCAAAGTCGTCCGCCCGCATTATGGAGTGGATTATGTTGCCAAATATGGCACTCCAATCAGAGCTGCTGCCTCTGGAAGGGTTATATTTGCAGGTATTCGCGGAGGATATGGAAAGGTCGTCGAAATAGCGCACGAAGAAGGGCTAAAAACTCTTTATGCGCATATGAGCGTCATTAGCTCAAAAATCAAGCCCGGAGTCTATGTCAAAGTCGGCACAACAATAGGCAATGTCGGCAATACCGGAATAAGCACAGGTGCACATCTTCACTTTGGGGTTTATAAATTTAATCAGCCAATAAATCCTCTAGGCAGAATCCGAACCACAAAAAGCGAACTTAAAGGCAAAGAAAAAAAAGAATTCCTAGAGTATGCTAATCGCTATGAAGCAGCATTTCAAAACGCCATAAGCCTTGTTGATTGGGAAAAGCAATCATATAACATTTCAAATCAAGGAGATTTTATACAACAATGA
- a CDS encoding NUDIX domain-containing protein, protein MSYFLNPPQPTPKITDLRQALCKDSRFIKPMRLYYKQDGQEKNWDIIHSHDSVSVMIYEQDLEAFVIVKQFRPAVFMRNNDGYIYELCAGLVDKPKKTLEEIAAEEVFEECGYEITPNRLQKITTFYTSVGISGARQTIFFVSVNKNDKHSLGGGIDDEKIEVLYLKKDKALEFINDETYHKTPALGFAINYFFYQSNQNLTNSTLTTAQKANK, encoded by the coding sequence ATGAGTTATTTTTTAAATCCACCGCAACCAACCCCAAAAATCACAGATTTACGGCAAGCACTCTGTAAAGATTCTCGATTTATTAAGCCTATGCGCCTTTATTATAAGCAAGATGGGCAAGAAAAAAATTGGGATATTATCCACTCTCACGATAGTGTATCTGTGATGATTTATGAGCAAGATCTCGAAGCATTTGTAATCGTCAAGCAATTCCGACCAGCGGTATTTATGCGTAATAATGACGGGTATATTTATGAGCTTTGCGCAGGGCTTGTAGATAAACCCAAAAAAACACTTGAAGAAATTGCTGCTGAGGAAGTTTTTGAAGAATGCGGATATGAAATCACGCCAAATCGACTTCAAAAAATCACAACCTTTTATACATCTGTGGGAATCAGCGGTGCGAGGCAGACTATCTTTTTTGTCTCTGTCAATAAAAACGACAAACACTCTCTTGGAGGCGGGATTGATGATGAAAAAATCGAAGTGCTCTATCTCAAAAAAGACAAAGCATTAGAATTTATAAATGATGAAACCTACCACAAAACACCAGCTTTAGGTTTTGCGATTAATTATTTTTTTTATCAATCTAATCAGAATCTAACAAATAGCACACTTACAACAGCACAAAAGGCAAATAAATGA
- a CDS encoding plasminogen-binding N-terminal domain-containing protein has translation MKKFIVASLCIAMHALMYAEALNSPIKITIDKIDTKSQTIQFLAPDLKVGETGIINHHFGDNYQGIIGIAQITHIDSAYASAKIINNKLLSQPYLPNPTIAVSKGDEIVFRLLNNQAFIIAPNLETYEKVRLENKEINFLNSDLMVAYLFDKGGFDPKPSFFNEVCQMYSVGLLYVITQNTLQILDCQSLIVLESKEFDTSAVTDTIAPFFSRIQYSSSGSLDASLKSKKSKHYFQYYQALVKEGMEFKTIKIKSK, from the coding sequence ATGAAAAAATTTATAGTTGCAAGCTTGTGTATCGCCATGCATGCGCTAATGTATGCGGAGGCATTAAATAGTCCGATAAAAATCACTATCGACAAAATCGATACAAAATCTCAAACAATCCAATTTCTAGCCCCAGATCTCAAAGTCGGCGAAACAGGAATCATCAATCACCACTTTGGCGATAATTATCAAGGGATTATAGGTATCGCTCAAATCACACATATTGATTCTGCATATGCGAGTGCAAAAATCATTAATAATAAATTGCTTTCACAGCCCTACCTTCCAAATCCAACTATTGCAGTCTCAAAAGGCGATGAGATTGTGTTTCGGCTTCTTAATAATCAAGCCTTTATCATCGCACCAAATTTAGAGACATACGAAAAAGTGCGACTCGAAAACAAAGAGATTAATTTTTTAAATTCTGATCTGATGGTGGCATATCTTTTTGACAAAGGTGGGTTTGATCCTAAACCTTCATTTTTTAATGAAGTATGCCAAATGTATAGTGTCGGGCTTTTGTATGTCATCACCCAAAACACACTTCAGATTCTAGACTGCCAAAGCCTCATCGTCCTAGAATCTAAAGAGTTTGATACATCTGCAGTTACAGACACTATCGCGCCATTTTTTTCTAGAATCCAATACTCTTCAAGTGGCAGTTTAGACGCAAGCCTAAAATCCAAAAAATCCAAGCATTACTTTCAATATTATCAAGCCCTTGTCAAAGAAGGTATGGAATTTAAAACCATAAAAATAAAATCAAAATAA
- a CDS encoding FAD-linked oxidase C-terminal domain-containing protein, which yields MLESTHFKALQNIVGQENCYNDKAHLIAYCYDATRERYEPDAVVYPRDERDVSEILKYCNTHKIAVIPRGAGSGFTGGALPHKGGIILALEKYFNKILEIDEKNLIARVQPGVVNKHFQNAVEQKGLFYPPDPASQEYSTLGGNVSENAGGMRAAKYGITKDYVMALRAVLPNGEIIRAGKKTIKDVAGYNIVGTLIASEGTLAVITELTLKLIAKPKYKKSAMGVFGSIDDAMNAVYKSMASGITPVAMEFLDNLSIRAVEERFHKGLPTESGAILITQVDGDLPQVIEYQLSALEAKFKENGCQEFKIAQSAQEEEDLWFARRNASQSITIYGKKKLNEDITVPRARLPELLAGIAKVSEKYSFKIPCFGHTGDGNVHTNVMVEDLKDLEKGHEAITEIFKLAVDLEGTLSGEHGIGLSKAPFMHLAFSEAEMNLFRALKRAFDPNNILNPAKMGL from the coding sequence ATGCTAGAATCTACACATTTTAAAGCCCTGCAAAATATCGTGGGGCAGGAGAATTGCTACAATGACAAGGCGCATTTGATAGCCTACTGCTATGACGCCACAAGAGAGCGCTACGAGCCAGATGCGGTGGTGTATCCTAGAGATGAGCGCGATGTGAGCGAGATTTTAAAATATTGCAATACGCATAAAATCGCAGTGATCCCGCGCGGTGCGGGCAGTGGCTTTACCGGTGGCGCATTGCCACATAAAGGCGGGATAATCCTAGCGCTTGAGAAATATTTTAATAAAATTCTAGAAATTGATGAAAAAAATCTCATTGCGCGCGTGCAGCCCGGCGTAGTCAATAAGCACTTCCAAAATGCTGTCGAGCAAAAGGGGCTCTTTTACCCGCCAGATCCCGCAAGCCAAGAGTATAGCACGCTTGGGGGCAATGTGAGCGAAAACGCCGGCGGAATGCGCGCGGCAAAATATGGAATTACCAAAGACTATGTAATGGCGCTGCGCGCGGTGCTGCCAAATGGCGAGATAATCCGCGCAGGCAAAAAAACAATAAAAGATGTCGCAGGCTATAATATCGTAGGCACGCTGATAGCAAGCGAGGGGACGCTGGCGGTGATTACCGAGCTTACCCTAAAGCTCATCGCCAAGCCAAAGTATAAAAAGTCTGCCATGGGCGTGTTTGGTAGCATTGATGATGCGATGAATGCAGTCTATAAAAGCATGGCAAGCGGGATTACACCCGTGGCGATGGAGTTTTTGGATAATCTCAGCATTCGCGCAGTCGAGGAGCGCTTCCACAAAGGGCTACCCACAGAATCTGGCGCGATCCTCATCACCCAAGTAGATGGCGATCTTCCCCAAGTGATCGAGTATCAGCTAAGCGCGCTTGAGGCAAAATTTAAAGAAAACGGCTGCCAAGAGTTTAAAATCGCCCAAAGTGCACAGGAGGAGGAAGATCTGTGGTTTGCTAGACGCAATGCAAGCCAAAGTATCACAATCTATGGCAAAAAAAAGCTCAACGAAGACATCACCGTCCCGCGCGCGCGCCTGCCTGAGCTACTAGCTGGTATTGCCAAAGTGAGCGAGAAATACAGCTTTAAGATCCCCTGCTTTGGGCACACAGGCGATGGCAATGTACATACAAATGTGATGGTGGAGGACTTGAAGGATTTGGAGAAGGGGCATGAGGCGATAACTGAGATTTTTAAGCTCGCAGTCGATCTGGAGGGCACGCTTAGCGGCGAGCATGGCATAGGGCTCTCAAAAGCGCCATTTATGCACTTAGCCTTTAGTGAGGCAGAGATGAATCTCTTTAGGGCGCTGAAAAGGGCGTTTGATCCTAATAATATCCTAAACCCTGCCAAAATGGGGCTATAA
- a CDS encoding DUF268 domain-containing protein, with the protein MTKQQVQEILKNLAFRILKKSMSNKELNADRARYEQLNTDTRFSTGKQHDYICRFDKYAQNGGIIDNQYFIQDIWGARKVYEHAPSVHYDVGSSVQGFIAHLLSQKQKIVLIDIRKMDNNFDTQFLREPRNVLMGGGLRQTTASFQIKSQTESKSKSKSESKLDSVILDSHSNFHSNSCGGIDYICADATNLEGIADNSVESLSALCSVEHFGLGRYGDPIAPNAWEQALRSFSRVLKPGGRLYFSVPIGQISKVCFNAHRVFHPSLIIETLDSLQLLEFGYIEGFDVIRTMWRENVDCALITDERALERMPEMQNWGTTGLFEFIKPESK; encoded by the coding sequence ATGACAAAACAGCAAGTGCAAGAGATTCTTAAAAATCTTGCTTTTAGGATTCTCAAAAAAAGTATGAGTAACAAAGAACTAAACGCCGATCGGGCGCGCTATGAGCAGCTTAATACCGATACGCGCTTTAGCACAGGCAAGCAGCACGATTATATCTGCCGCTTTGATAAATACGCCCAAAATGGCGGGATAATCGATAATCAATACTTTATCCAAGACATTTGGGGTGCTAGAAAAGTCTATGAGCACGCGCCAAGTGTGCATTATGATGTGGGCTCTTCAGTGCAGGGCTTCATCGCGCACCTGCTTTCCCAAAAGCAAAAAATTGTGCTAATTGACATACGAAAAATGGATAATAACTTTGATACACAATTTTTAAGAGAGCCTAGAAATGTGCTAATGGGGGGGGGGCTAAGGCAAACTACCGCTTCCTTTCAAATCAAATCTCAAACAGAATCTAAATCAAAATCTAAATCAGAATCCAAACTTGATTCTGTGATTTTAGATTCTCATTCAAATTTCCATTCAAATTCTTGTGGCGGGATTGATTATATCTGCGCAGATGCGACAAATTTAGAAGGCATAGCAGATAATAGTGTCGAGTCGCTCTCTGCGCTCTGCTCGGTGGAGCATTTTGGCTTAGGGCGCTATGGCGATCCTATCGCGCCAAATGCGTGGGAGCAGGCACTACGTTCTTTTTCGCGTGTGCTAAAGCCCGGTGGCAGGCTGTATTTTAGCGTGCCTATTGGGCAGATAAGCAAAGTGTGCTTTAACGCGCACCGCGTGTTTCACCCGAGCCTGATTATAGAGACACTAGATTCTCTGCAGTTGCTTGAGTTTGGCTATATTGAGGGCTTTGATGTGATTAGAACGATGTGGCGCGAAAATGTGGATTGCGCGCTTATCACCGATGAGCGCGCGCTAGAGCGTATGCCAGAGATGCAAAATTGGGGCACAACGGGGCTTTTTGAGTTTATCAAGCCAGAATCTAAATAA
- a CDS encoding di-trans,poly-cis-decaprenylcistransferase, whose product MQQQESTQAFTNIESKNLLHHLAIIMDGNGRWAQNRKKSRQSGHKVGAKNVRNITQWCLQYGIQFLTLYAFSTENWNRPKKEIDALMKLLEKYLKEESQTYHKNNIRFRAIGDIDFFYQPLKHLILDLESSTSSYTKMTQTLALNYGSKDEISRAFLRVIKSNVDLADLQTKTPKQIESLIAQNLDTHDMPNVDLLVRTGGEQRLSNFLLWQASYAEFYFSKTLWPDFDTKELQEIISDFYLRQRRFGAVEQ is encoded by the coding sequence ATGCAGCAACAAGAATCCACACAAGCATTCACAAATATAGAATCTAAAAACTTGCTTCACCATCTAGCAATCATTATGGACGGCAATGGCAGGTGGGCGCAAAATAGAAAAAAATCGCGACAAAGCGGGCATAAAGTCGGAGCAAAAAATGTCCGCAATATCACGCAATGGTGCTTGCAATATGGCATACAATTTTTGACACTTTATGCTTTTTCGACAGAGAATTGGAATCGTCCCAAAAAAGAGATTGATGCGCTGATGAAGCTTTTGGAAAAATACCTCAAAGAAGAATCTCAAACCTACCACAAAAACAACATTAGATTCCGCGCGATAGGGGATATTGACTTTTTTTATCAGCCATTAAAGCATTTGATTTTGGATTTGGAATCAAGCACTTCCTCTTATACCAAAATGACGCAGACTTTGGCACTTAACTATGGCTCTAAAGATGAGATTTCGCGTGCATTTTTGCGTGTGATAAAGAGCAATGTAGATTTGGCGGATTTGCAGACAAAAACCCCAAAACAAATAGAATCTTTAATCGCGCAAAATCTTGATACGCACGATATGCCAAATGTCGATTTGCTTGTCCGCACAGGTGGCGAGCAGAGACTCTCAAATTTTTTGCTTTGGCAGGCAAGCTATGCTGAGTTTTATTTTAGCAAGACGCTTTGGCCAGATTTTGATACGAAGGAATTACAAGAGATTATTAGCGATTTTTATTTGCGTCAAAGGCGATTTGGCGCAGTGGAGCAATAA